The sequence below is a genomic window from Pleurocapsa minor HA4230-MV1.
TGATACGCCCAGCATTGCTAAATACCAGTGCGGTTCTGGGGTAATTTGGCTATGCAATTGGATCTCTGTGATGTTCAATGCAATCCAGTCTTTGATTCGACCCCAGCGCATGTAAAAAGGAACCGTGAGCAATCCTGATGTCATAGCTTGCCACAACTGAAATAAAGTTATTTGAGAAGCCTCTGGAGGCAACCAGATTGCCACACCTTTTAAATCTTCGGTTGTATAGATCTGATTGTAAGGTTGTGCATAGTTCAATAGTGCTTGACTGATGCGCTTTAGAGTAGCCAGTTTGGCAGAACTCTCTTTGGGTAAGAAATTTGCCAAGAGCGGATCTTGGCTGAAAGCGGCTGAGAGTTGCTCAGATGCAACCACAAAATTTGATGAGTTCAACTTGTTGATGTTCATCTTGATCTATTACCTGAATATAGCGATTATTCTCAATCCTTCAACGAATAGAACTACCCTCATTTGCAAGTCTTTTATCATCAAGGATATATTCCCCGCGAAACTGCTGCATCATAGATAGTGCATCACTTTGCTTGAGTAAAAGTTGCTTGCATGGGTGTACAAGTTGTTAATGGTCGGTACTGAAATAGGAAAGGCTCCCGGAACACTACTCTTACCCCTATTCGCGATCGCTGGCGCGATCAATCAATGTATTTGAGGGTAAGTTCCGATTCATCAACTTCCGCGCACTGTCAACGCCTACGATGGGTAGATTTGCAGAATCAAGCAAGCCGAGTTGAACCAATACACTCGCCTGATCCCAGTAGAGGTGTTCATGAGCGACCTTGCCATCCCGAAATCGAATAATGGCAACCACTGGTACTTCAACTCCTTTCCCGGTCGGAGCAACACCGGCTAGCATCCATTCCATCTGAATCGTATGAGTGAACTTAGCCACCATTTCATCGACCAGTTGATCCGTCCCGATCGTGCGCGAAATTGGAACTAGCTCGAAGTCTGGCGGGATCTGTGGAATGAAGTATTTGGAATAAAACTCACCCACTGCTGGTTTTCCGACTCCTCCGGTCATGACCGGGATGTCGTTCACGTAAGCATCTTCAACCATCGTCGCGAGAGCATCTTCAGTGCTGTGAGTGCCAAACTCGGACTGTATATGTGCTTCCCAGACTGCTTGCAAGGCTCCCTGGGCAGGGGTCAAGCTAGGAGTCGCCTGTTGATTGTCTGCTTGATTTACAGTTTGTTCTGTGACCATGTTAATGTAATCTCCTGATTGGTAGTGTTGACTGTATTGTCTATGCTGGCTTTGTCTACAGCTTACTGAGTTCCAATGCTTGACTTCTTCCAAATTCTTACGGTGCTTTATTAGATTCTTATTGCGCTTGAACAATCGAACTTAACTTACACTGCTTTAATCGATCTCCTTGTATATTGAGGGAAGGTAAAAAGATTAGAGTTAATTTTGTAATGATGTTTTAACCAAGTCGGCTGCCTTTTCGCCAATCATGATCGTAGGTGCATTCGTATTTCCGGTTGTAATGGTTGGCATGATCGAAGCATCAACGACTCGCAATCCTTCAACACCCTG
It includes:
- a CDS encoding ester cyclase; translation: MVTEQTVNQADNQQATPSLTPAQGALQAVWEAHIQSEFGTHSTEDALATMVEDAYVNDIPVMTGGVGKPAVGEFYSKYFIPQIPPDFELVPISRTIGTDQLVDEMVAKFTHTIQMEWMLAGVAPTGKGVEVPVVAIIRFRDGKVAHEHLYWDQASVLVQLGLLDSANLPIVGVDSARKLMNRNLPSNTLIDRASDRE
- a CDS encoding GNAT family N-acetyltransferase → MNINKLNSSNFVVASEQLSAAFSQDPLLANFLPKESSAKLATLKRISQALLNYAQPYNQIYTTEDLKGVAIWLPPEASQITLFQLWQAMTSGLLTVPFYMRWGRIKDWIALNITEIQLHSQITPEPHWYLAMLGVSPECQGQGIGGKLLQPVLQAADRSNIPCYLEGSSTANVRFYQRHGFEIAHQETFAGYEFWGMKRQPQTDTH